A stretch of Henckelia pumila isolate YLH828 chromosome 4, ASM3356847v2, whole genome shotgun sequence DNA encodes these proteins:
- the LOC140894763 gene encoding probable transcriptional regulator SLK2, translating into MAGEMAQSSLSSGIFFEGDGPSRVVGNSRNSLNALPGHAHGIMDQVSGDVSKTFLNSVASSGPSVGASSLVTDANSGLSGGPHLQRSASINTESYLLLPASPMSFSSNNISISGSSVMDGSSTVQRSSNPDPGSQQARQSQQHQGASSATSLPTSRMGQVQFPGGQRVPSSFFQDPTNISQLLKKPRLDIKQEDILQQQVLQQLMHRQDPIQLQNPNPQMQALMQQQRLRQQQILPSLSPMQRAQFLQQQQQQQFLLKQHLQQQGVQAASGIKRPHDGGVCSRRLMQYLYHQRQRPTENTIAYWRKFVAEYYSPRAKKRWCLSLYDNIRHLSPGVFPQAATDAWCCDICGSKSGRGFEATSEVLPRLNEIKFSSGVIDELLYLDFPRENRFPSGMMMLEYAKAVQESIYEQFRVVSEGQLRIIFTPDLKILSWEFCARKHEELIPRRLVAPQVNQLLQVAQKCHDTISESGPSGISPPDLQANSAMIVTAGRQLARSLELQSLNDLGFSKRYVRCLQIAEVVNSMKDLMGFCREQKVGAIEGLKNFPRRAILSNAQLQEVERMGGLQDLPTDNNLMALHTGINGVANNHLHMVGNRALSVSEQAALASSNYQNLLMRQNSINSIHNSMQFEGSSPFSISSQPSSSMTPRPSSIIPGSLQSPPVGGLLSSQVPQQGSSLQQQMFQQLLQDMNNNKNNKSAVVRPPSRSNSFRDASNGESSASAHNVGFGQTASESPQNLHSSSGIVQDITPEFSVNDFFNSDLDDNMNFSWKV; encoded by the exons ATGGCTGGAGAAATGGCACAATCATCATTGAGTTCTGGTATATTTTTTGAAGGAGATGGGCCATCTCGGGTTGTTGGAAATTCTCGGAACTCGTTGAATGCATTACCTGGACATGCACATGGAATAATGGACCAGGTTTCCGGTGACGTTAGCAAAACATTTCTGAACAGTGTGGCAAGTTCTGGACCCAGTGTTGGTGCTAGTTCTCTGGTCACTGATGCAAACTCTGGACTTTCAGGAGGACCCCATCTTCAGAGAAGTGCTAGTATTAACACAGAATCTTACTTGCTCTTGCCAGCCTCACCGATGTCATTCTCTTCTAATAACATTAGCATTTCTGGCTCATCTGTCATGGATGGATCCTCAACGGTGCAGCGAAGCTCCAATCCAGATCCCGGTTCACAACAAGCCCGACAAAGTCAGCAGCATCAGGGGGCTTCAAGCGCCACATCTTTGCCTACGTCACGCATGGGTCAGGTTCAGTTCCCTGGTGGTCAGAGAGTTCCTAGTTCTTTTTTCCAGGACCCTACTAATATATCTCAGCTGCTAAAGAAACCCCGTTTGGATATCAAGCAGGAAGATATTTTGCAACAGCAAGTTTTACAACAGTTGATGCATAGACAAGATCCCATCCAGTTACAGAACCCAAATCCCCAAATGCAAGCTCTGATGCAGCAACAGAGGCTAAGACAACAACAGATTTTACCATCTTTATCCCCTATGCAGAGGGCTCAGTTTTTACAACAGCAGCAACAGCAGCAGTTTCTTTTAAAACAGCATCTTCAACAACAGGGAGTACAGGCTGCATCTGGAATTAAGCGTCCCCATGACGGTGGTGTATGCTCACGTCGGCTAATGCAGTACTTGTATCATCAGAGACAGCGACCAACA GAAAACACTATCGCATATTGGAGAAAATTTGTGGCTGAGTACTACTCTCCACGAGCTAAGAAGAGGTGGTGTCTGTCCCTATATGATAACATCAGGCATCTTTCACCTGGTGTGTTTCCCCAGGCAGCAACG GATGCATGGTGTTGTGACATTTGTGGTTCAAAATCTGGAAGGGGATTTG AAGCAACTTCTGAAGTGCTCCCTAGACtcaatgaaataaaatttagtAGTGGTGTTATAGACGAGCTTCTGTATCTGGACTTCCCTCGTGAAAATAGGTTTCCTTCTGGAATGATGATGCTGGAGTACGCAAAGGCAGTCCAAGAAAGTATATACGAACAATTCCGTGTGGTTTCTGAGGGTCAGCTTCGAATTATCTTCACACCGGATTTAAAG ATTCTGTCTTGGGAATTTTGTGCACGGAAACATGAAGAACTCATTCCTCGTAGATTAGTTGCACCTCAG GTGAATCAACTGCTTCAGGTTGCACAGAAATGCCACGATACAATATCTGAAAGTGGACCAAGTGGCATTTCTCCACCAGATTTACAGGCAAACAGTGCTAT GATTGTCACAGCTGGGCGTCAGCTTGCTAGGAGTTTGGAGTTGCAGTCATTAAATGATTTGGGATTTTCCAAAAGATATGTTCGGTGCCTGCAG ATTGCAGAGGTCGTCAATAGCATGAAAGACCTGATGGGATTTTGCAGAGAACAAAAAGTCGGGGCTATTG AGGGCTTGAAAAACTTTCCTCGCCGTGCCATTTTATCCAATGCTCAGTTGCAAGAAGTGGAGCGGATGGGAGGTCTGCAGGATCTGCCAACGGATAATAATCTAATGGCATTGCATACTGGGATCAACGGTGTAGCTAATAACCATCTGCATATGGTTGGCAACAGAGCTTTGAGTGTCTCGGAACAAGCTGCTCTTGCATCAAGTAACTACCAAAATCTGCTTATGAGGCAGAATTCAATAAACTCCATCCATAATTCAATGCAATTCGAGGGATCTTCTCCTTTCAGCATTTCCAGTCAACCTTCATCTTCAATGACGCCAAGGCCGTCCAGTATTATTCCAGGAAGCTTGCAGAGTCCACCGGTAGGTGGCCTTTTAAGCAGCCAAGTGCCACAGCAAGGCAGTTCATTGCAACAGCAAATGTTCCAGCAATTGCTGCAAGATATGAACAATAACAAGAACAATAAGAGTGCAGTGGTACGCCCACCGAGCAGAAGCAATAGTTTTAGAGATGCTTCAAATGGTGAATCTTCCGCTTCAGCTCACAATGTTGGATTCGGCCAAACAGCGTCCGAATCGCCACAGAATCTTCATTCATCCTCCGGGATTGTTCAAGATATTACCCCTGAGTTTTCAGTAAATGACTTTTTTAACAGTGATCTTGATGACAACATGAACTTCAGCTGGAAGGTCTGA